Proteins encoded in a region of the Podarcis muralis chromosome 4, rPodMur119.hap1.1, whole genome shotgun sequence genome:
- the POU1F1 gene encoding pituitary-specific positive transcription factor 1 isoform X2: MSCQAFPSADTFIPLNSDSSPSLPLIMHHSAAECLPVSNHATNVVSTGLHYSIPSCHYGNQQAAYGVMAGSLTPCLYKFPDHALSTSSCALGHSFPSMHPSILGDDSVTDFKQEFRKKNKSIEEPIDMDSPEIRELEKFANEFKLRRIKLGYTQTNVGEALAAVHGSEFSQTTICRFENLQLSFKNACKLKSILTKWLEEAEQVGALYNEKVGVNERKRKRRTTISIAAKEALESHFAEQSKPSSQEIMRMAEGLNLEKEVVRVWFCNRRQREKRVKTSLHQNTFNSMIKDHQECH, translated from the exons ATGAGTTGTCAAGCCTTTCCTTCAGCTGACACCTTCATCCCTTTGAATTCAGACTCGTCACCCTCTCTGCCTCTGATAATGCATCACAGTGCTGCAGAGTGCTTACCCGTCTCCAATCATGCCACCAATGTGGTCTCAACAG GTCTGCATTATTCCATCCCTTCCTGCCATTATGGAAACCAGCAAGCTGCCTACGGCGTGATGGCAG GTAGCCTCACCCCTTGCCTTTATAAATTCCCTGACCATGCGCTGAGCACCAGTTCATGTGCTCTGGGCCACAGCTTTCCTTCCATGCACCCCTCCATCCTTGGAGATGACTCGGTCACTGATTTTAAGCAGGAATTCCGCAAGAAGAACAAGTCAATCGAAGAACCAATAGACATGGATTCTCCTGAAATCAGGGAGCTAGAAAAGTTTGCCAACGAGTTCAAGCTGAGAAGAATTAAGCTGG GTTATACCCAAACAAATGTTGGAGAGGCTTTGGCTGCTGTGCATGGCTCTGAGTTCAGCCAAACAACTATTTGCCGGTTTGAAAACTTGCAGCTGAGCTTCAAGAATGCTTGCAAACTAAAATCCATCCTAACCAAGTGGCTGGAGGAAGCAGAACAAGTAGGAG CTTTATACAATGAAAAAGTTGGAGTGAATGAGCGGAAAAGGAAACGCCGAACAACCATAAG CATTGCAGCCAAGGAAGCTCTGGAGAGCCATTTTGCAGAACAAAGCAAGCCCTCATCTCAGGAGATCATGAGGATGGCCGAGGGGCTCAATCTGGAGAAAGAAGTGGTGAGGGTCTGGTTCTGCAACAGAAGGCAACGAGAGAAGAGAGTGAAGACCAGTTTGCACCAGAACACCTTCAATTCCATGATTAAGGACCACCAAGAGTGCCACTAG
- the POU1F1 gene encoding pituitary-specific positive transcription factor 1 isoform X1, with amino-acid sequence MSCQAFPSADTFIPLNSDSSPSLPLIMHHSAAECLPVSNHATNVVSTVPSLLSLNEVPKCRCCHLSMPTLGNVLSGLHYSIPSCHYGNQQAAYGVMAGSLTPCLYKFPDHALSTSSCALGHSFPSMHPSILGDDSVTDFKQEFRKKNKSIEEPIDMDSPEIRELEKFANEFKLRRIKLGYTQTNVGEALAAVHGSEFSQTTICRFENLQLSFKNACKLKSILTKWLEEAEQVGALYNEKVGVNERKRKRRTTISIAAKEALESHFAEQSKPSSQEIMRMAEGLNLEKEVVRVWFCNRRQREKRVKTSLHQNTFNSMIKDHQECH; translated from the exons ATGAGTTGTCAAGCCTTTCCTTCAGCTGACACCTTCATCCCTTTGAATTCAGACTCGTCACCCTCTCTGCCTCTGATAATGCATCACAGTGCTGCAGAGTGCTTACCCGTCTCCAATCATGCCACCAATGTGGTCTCAACAG TTCCTTCT TTGCTTTCCCTGAAT gaagttccaaagtgtagatgctgcca CCTCTCCATGCCGACACTGGGAAATGTTCTATCAGGTCTGCATTATTCCATCCCTTCCTGCCATTATGGAAACCAGCAAGCTGCCTACGGCGTGATGGCAG GTAGCCTCACCCCTTGCCTTTATAAATTCCCTGACCATGCGCTGAGCACCAGTTCATGTGCTCTGGGCCACAGCTTTCCTTCCATGCACCCCTCCATCCTTGGAGATGACTCGGTCACTGATTTTAAGCAGGAATTCCGCAAGAAGAACAAGTCAATCGAAGAACCAATAGACATGGATTCTCCTGAAATCAGGGAGCTAGAAAAGTTTGCCAACGAGTTCAAGCTGAGAAGAATTAAGCTGG GTTATACCCAAACAAATGTTGGAGAGGCTTTGGCTGCTGTGCATGGCTCTGAGTTCAGCCAAACAACTATTTGCCGGTTTGAAAACTTGCAGCTGAGCTTCAAGAATGCTTGCAAACTAAAATCCATCCTAACCAAGTGGCTGGAGGAAGCAGAACAAGTAGGAG CTTTATACAATGAAAAAGTTGGAGTGAATGAGCGGAAAAGGAAACGCCGAACAACCATAAG CATTGCAGCCAAGGAAGCTCTGGAGAGCCATTTTGCAGAACAAAGCAAGCCCTCATCTCAGGAGATCATGAGGATGGCCGAGGGGCTCAATCTGGAGAAAGAAGTGGTGAGGGTCTGGTTCTGCAACAGAAGGCAACGAGAGAAGAGAGTGAAGACCAGTTTGCACCAGAACACCTTCAATTCCATGATTAAGGACCACCAAGAGTGCCACTAG